In the Euphorbia lathyris chromosome 5, ddEupLath1.1, whole genome shotgun sequence genome, one interval contains:
- the LOC136230949 gene encoding basic leucine zipper 61-like, which translates to MAQLPPKIPNMQPTWPEFTHQKLPSMNNINNIIMSPSLNNNINATSAAAAAAQNPSWVDEFLDFSSARRGNHRRSMSDSIAFLEAPTLLEECRGSGGGGTGGGSIAAAPHHGSAHNSSTTSTTHDFDKFDDEQFLSMFTDDISNAVAAPSCSNTSTPSDHNSINDDKETGDYKQQEKKMRHHHESDEVESNCETETQTPSGATATSSGDRISDPKRVKRILANRQSAQRSRVRKLQYISELERTVTSLQAEVSVLSPRVAFLDHQRLLLNVDNSALKQRIAALAQDKIFKDAHQEALKREIERLRQVYHQQNLKKMENSPNDPPEKEQQLLQV; encoded by the exons ATGGCACAATTACCACCAAAAATTCCAAACATGCAGCCAACTTGGCCGGAATTTACTCACCAGAAGTTGCCGTCGATGAACAACATCAATAACATTATTATGTCACCATCTCTCAATAACAACATTAATGCAACCTCCGCCGCCGCAGCCGCCGCCCAAAACCCTTCTTGGGTAGACGAATTCCTCGATTTCTCATCGGCCAGACGTGGCAATCACCGGAGGTCAATGAGCGATTCCATTGCTTTTCTAGAAGCTCCAACGTTGTTGGAAGAATGCCGCGGCAGCGGTGGTGGCGGCACAGGAGGCGGTTCTATAGCGGCGGCGCCACATCATGGCTCCGCTCACAATAGCAGCACCACCAGCACCACTCACGACTTCGATAAATTCGACGACGAGCAGTTCTTGTCCATGTTCACCGACGACATCTCCAATGCCGTCGCCGCCCCTTCTTGCTCCAACACGTCTACGCCGTCCGATCATAACAGCATTAACGACGATAAAGAAACCGGCGACTACAAGCAGCAGGAGAAGAAGATGCGGCATCATCATGAGTCCGACGAGGTTGAAAGCAATTGCGAAACGGAGACACAAACTCCGTCCGGTGCAACCGCCACCTCTTCCGGTGATCGGATAAGTGATCCCAAAAGGgttaaaag AATCTTGGCGAACCGGCAATCTGCGCAAAGGTCTCGGGTGAGGAAGCTACAATACATATCGGAGCTTGAACGAACTGTTACTTCATTACAA GCTGAAGTTTCAGTTCTATCACCAAGAGTTGCATTTCTTGATCATCAACGTTTGCTTCTAAATGTTGATAATAGTGCACTTAAGCAAAGAATTGCTGCATTAGCACAAGATAAGATTTTCAAAGATg CTCACCAAGAAGCATTGAAGAGGGAAATAGAGAGATTGAGGCAAGTATATCATCAACAGAACCtcaagaaaatggaaaattctcCAAATGATCCTCCTGAAAAAGAACAACAACTTCTtcaagtttaa
- the LOC136230950 gene encoding uncharacterized protein yields MNSPINSEKKDHTFPDEVPILTTEDGEKQQKEDQTPPQSQNPQSPKTQTLEIPDADEPNPKTPPAGDPNQGDREEITVVSPTISDSHISSPTTLTFARRGFGGGGGGGGGRRRMKRNFAQEKKSQQKLEILAGTLKPVPFVPVRTLDLSSHEAVLRRLGLWDFAHLDFDFKLHRDLILQLIASFSPQVRASKVNEVRIKVSRPDLARALCLPVKKEKMDNAMEVKESEESVSFIEEFVSTFLLLQEEDPWLMPDEIHNTMNMIREGNFDKVDFAKLIWIMVEKELANPELGNCYYASHLQLLIKSQREDILKEQENVKMEIDIKEDEEEEEEVVKTSEEQPRGTELEEHNIELSLGGSDNAVKDDGIMESKEQEKVNDDGDDGTTETKEKVKDDCITKEKEKEQSVGDYNDAMDFEESKEEDDEQGQWQNTTMDGHFLQPCNFSEVGLVECEERKQEEEGEEEEEEEEGQEGEYQEAEEEEEEEGEMVFGISPNDVANSESLIAAIEASENPFSSGMQSRHNVSSVEFLTSRVETGQTAMPGGSSPFNNGNGSKRAIGHLENDMHNHSLNGGNKRMRSDGHWDNLKSASEFDMYMDQMQHVMAKARMSYDAKEQEYQNLSMQHQMLLSELDHRNNVAHNLYKAKMEEQRRRQVETGRLEHELHMMGNLLEGYRKALKETTKAFAEYRKKCPLSEEPLYKDTGSGGLVLSTSELEKLRLKQEEEKRQECLLNIKKIKEFEAHFMPKFEQLESYVEGVCDRLRNVEKEVNLLKEGIAKHKKAAEMSECAPFEEQEMTKCAPSEEQEMSKCAPSEEQEMTKCAPSEEQEMSKCAPSEEQEMKECAPSEEQEMKECAPSEEQEMKECAPSEEQEMTECAPTEEQEMTECAPSEEQEKTECAPSEEEQVTQQSV; encoded by the coding sequence ATGAACTCTCCGATCAATTCTGAGAAAAAAGATCATACCTTTCCCGACGAAGTCCCTATATTGACTACTGAAGATGGAGAAAAACAGCAGAAAGAAGATCAAACCCCTCCACAATCCCAAAATCCCCAATCCCCTAAAACCCAAACCCTAGAAATTCCTGATGCAGATGAACCTAACCCGAAAACCCCACCAGCTGGCGATCCAAATCAAGGCGACCGTGAAGAAATTACCGTTGTATCTCCAACAATCTCCGATTCTCACATCTCATCCCCTACCACTCTCACCTTCGCTCGCCGCGGCTTCggcggtggtggtggtggtggcggtGGCAGAAGACGCATGAAGCGAAACTTTGCCCAGGAGAAAAAGTCTCAGCAAAAGCTCGAAATTCTTGCCGGAACGCTGAAACCCGTTCCTTTCGTGCCCGTCAGAACCCTCGATTTGTCCTCGCATGAAGCTGTCCTTAGACGACTTGGATTATGGGACTTCGCGCACCTGGATTTTGATTTTAAACTCCATCGCGATCTCATTCTGCAATTGATTGCTAGTTTTAGCCCTCAAGTTCGTGCAAGCAAAGTCAATGAGGTTCGGATCAAGGTCAGTCGCCCTGATTTAGCTAGGGCATTGTGCCTTCCggtgaagaaagaaaagatggATAATGCCATGGAAGTGAAGGAGAGTGAAGAATCTGTAAGTTTTATTGAGGAATTTGTTTCAACTTTCCTATTGTTACAGGAAGAAGATCCATGGTTGATGCCTGATGAAATACACAACACTATGAACATGATTAGAGAAGGGAACTTTGACAAGGTGGATTTCGCCAAGTTGATTTGGATAATGGTGGAAAAGGAGTTGGCAAACCCCGAATTAGGAAATTGTTATTACGCTTCTCATTTGCAGCTTTTGATAAAATCACAGAGGGAAGATATCTTGAAGGAACAAGAGAATGTGAAAATGGAGATTGATATTAaggaggatgaggaggaagaagaagaagttgtaAAAACAAGTGAGGAACAGCCTAGAGGAACAGAGTTGGAGGAGCATAACATTGAATTGAGTCTTGGTGGATCTGATAATGCGGTGAAAGATGATGGTATAATGGAGAGTAAGGAGCAGGAGAAGGTGAACGATGATGGTGATGATGGTACAACTGAGACGAAGGAGAAGGTGAAAGATGATTGTATTacgaaggagaaggagaaggagcaATCAGTCGGTGACTATAATGATGCTATGGATTTTGAGGAAAGTAAGGaggaggatgatgaacaaggaCAATGGCAGAATACCACCATGGATGGGCATTTTCTGCAGCCCTGTAATTTCAGTGAAGTTGGTCTTGTGGAATGTGAGGAGAGAAaacaggaagaagaaggagaagaagaggaagaagaagaggagggaCAAGAAGGTGAATAccaagaagcagaagaagaggaagaggaagagggagAAATGGTTTTTGGTATTTCACCAAATGATGTTGCGAATTCTGAGAGTCTTATAGCAGCCATCGAAGCTTCAGAAAATCCTTTTAGTTCAGGGATGCAGAGTCGCCATAACGTGTCCTCAGTTGAGTTTCTTACATCAAGGGTCGAGACAGGACAAACTGCGATGCCTGGTGGATCTTCTCCTTTCAACAATGGCAACGGAAGCAAGAGAGCAATTGGGCATCTTGAGAATGATATGCACAATCATTCACTTAATGGTGGCAACAAGAGAATGAGAAGTGATGGACATTGGGATAATTTGAAGTCAGCATCCGAATTCGATATGTATATGGATCAAATGCAACATGTAATGGCAAAAGCTCGGATGTCCTATGATGCGAAAGAGCAGGAGTATCAAAACTTGAGTATGCAACATCAAATGTTGCTTAGCGAGTTAGATCATCGGAATAATGTGGCTCATAATTTGTACAAGGCGAAGATGGAGGAGCAACGGAGAAGACAAGTGGAGACTGGTAGACTCGAACACGAACTACACATGATGGGAAATCTCTTAGAGGGGTAtagaaaagctttgaaggagacAACTAAAGCATTTGCAGAGTACAGAAAGAAATGCCCTTTGTCTGAAGAACCACTTTACAAGGATACAGGGTCCGGGGGCCTTGTTTTGAGCACGAGTGAATTGGAGAAGCTGCGTTTGAAACAGGAGGAAGAAAAGAGGCAGGAATGTTTGTTGAATATAAAGAAGATTAAGGAATTTGAAGCACATTTTATGCCTAAATTTGAACAATTGGAAAGTTATGTTGAGGGAGTGTGTGACAGGCTGCGAAATGTCGAAAAGGAAGTTAATCTCTTGAAGGAAGGAATTGCAAAACATAAAAAAGCTGCAGAGATGTCCGAATGTGCTCCATTTGAAGAACAAGAGATGACAAAATGTGCTCCATCCGAAGAACAAGAGATGTCAAAATGTGCTCCATCTGAAGAACAAGAGATGACAAAATGTGCTCCATCGGAAGAACAAGAGATGTCAAAATGTGCTCCATCCGAAGAACAAGAGATGAAAGAATGTGCTCCATCCGAAGAACAAGAGATGAAAGAATGTGCTCCATCCGAAGAACAAGAGATGAAAGAATGTGCTCCATCTGAAGAACAAGAGATGACAGAATGTGCTCCAACTGAAGAACAAGAGATGACAGAATGTGCTCCATCCGAAGAACAAGAGAAGACAGAATGTGCTCCATccgaagaagaacaagttaCTCAGCAATCTGTTTAG